A single region of the Armatimonadota bacterium genome encodes:
- a CDS encoding amidohydrolase family protein, producing the protein MKLRASLLLLFGLVSLTLAQNVPYRLPHVYAIKDAKIVTMAGPVIEKGVIVIRDGVIAAVGANATIPSEADVIDGAGLTVYPGFIDCNAPIGLPPAGDAAYSALDRGNVHPNPRVRPERNASDFFAIDEAAFSARRRQGFTTVLIVPSGGSFAGSGVVVNLSSDSPDAAVLRSSFGSFVSLRPAQPTAPTEVRSQYPNSLMGGIALIRQSLLDAQHQNEVWRMYERDPLNKPRPAINASLSALQPVLSRQTPMIVRADDDQDILRAQRLANEFGFETIMLGGNRAAYVADTLAGKKIPTILGLRNPENLRLYDPDMPPSLTTFRDRSLAVQNAAILHEKGAPFVFGADTNPGDFWTALRAAVTNGLPKEAALEALTVRAANLLGLGDRIGTLEPGKVANLTIVEGDLFDERGRISRLFVDGKPMSIDAPAAPAIRPGQGGRGGGGRRPPVEDLQTELQSCCREEENYYTSGAHLEHLHESFDEEQPPAERREGSRAEPLPKLNLDRIAPTPDGHNSYVLRGATVWTLTKSGIMADTDVLIENGMIKAVGKNLAAPRTAREINARGMHLTPGVIDCHSHTAISGGVNEGTNVVTAEVRIRDVVNPNDVNIYRQLAGGVTAANLLHGSANVIGGQNATIKMRWGKTADEIMFKEAPEGIKFALGENVKRSNFNEIISTGQQPRYPTTRMGVEQTVRERFMSALDYKRQQEEFRAGRRAFPPKRDLQLDAIVEILDGKRLIHCHSYRQDEILMLIRVCDEFGVKIKTFQHVLEGYKVADEMAAHGVGGSTFSDWWAYKVEAFDAIPHNGALMTARGVNVSFNSDSSELARRLNLDAAKGVKYGGMDEQEALKLVTLNPAIQLGVDKYVGTVEPGKQADLALWTGHPLDSMTRCEMTFVDGVRYFDRTTDLEFRKKLDEERETYLKQLRPSPYGQAAAAQPEQPGELRSSIAGQWSGKLSGAEFLPPEGATLSMTVTVGADGSITGVSKTDMGDAPITGGTFNAATGEVSLKIAVPGLSEVTMNGRVRGRTMTGTIAIMGQTVNVNLTKDDEENQILHASHEAELKTKVEISPRYDASKTKTLKTKGRMLITNAEIHTMAGPVIKNGSILIEDGKIAAINPNRPNVETVYDAKGKRVYPGMIDGLTTLGITEIGSITATNDTSETGQFNPNARVEIALNPDSTAIPVARANGVTTAIVAPSGGIISGQGCVVNLDGWTWEDLCLKGPIGQFVNFNGPSSSITGATDSRKSDFENSIKPLDEFIENARRYLKANGANRPLAERDPRFEAMAPILDGRLPLFLRLNSPTAARAAVQWAEKQNVRIAFVGGSELWRVADLLKEHDVPVILSKTHALPAGEDRPYDEPFTIPAKLHQAGVAFCFSTGASSDVRNLPYQAAMAASFGLPKEVALRALTIDAAKIFGLEDRIGSIEVGKDANLFICDGDPLDIRTNVVQTIIEGRLCDMSNKHTQLYDKYRSRPK; encoded by the coding sequence ATGAAACTTCGCGCTTCGCTGTTGTTGCTCTTTGGGCTGGTCAGCCTAACGCTCGCCCAGAACGTTCCCTACCGCTTGCCCCATGTTTACGCGATCAAAGACGCCAAGATCGTTACGATGGCCGGTCCGGTTATCGAAAAGGGCGTCATCGTCATTCGAGACGGCGTGATAGCGGCGGTCGGAGCCAATGCGACGATACCGTCCGAAGCCGATGTGATCGATGGCGCCGGACTGACGGTCTACCCAGGCTTTATCGACTGCAACGCGCCCATTGGTCTGCCGCCCGCGGGCGATGCGGCCTATTCCGCGCTCGATCGCGGCAACGTTCACCCCAATCCGCGAGTGAGGCCGGAGCGCAACGCCTCAGATTTCTTCGCCATCGACGAAGCGGCTTTCTCGGCGCGTCGCCGTCAGGGGTTCACCACCGTATTGATTGTGCCTTCGGGTGGAAGTTTCGCGGGTTCGGGCGTGGTGGTCAACCTCTCGTCCGATTCGCCCGATGCGGCCGTTCTGCGCTCGTCGTTCGGCAGTTTCGTTTCGTTGCGGCCTGCTCAGCCGACCGCTCCGACCGAGGTGCGAAGCCAATATCCCAACTCTTTGATGGGCGGCATTGCGCTGATCCGCCAGTCGCTTCTGGACGCCCAGCATCAGAACGAAGTGTGGCGTATGTACGAACGAGACCCGTTGAACAAGCCGCGTCCGGCCATCAATGCCTCGCTCTCTGCGCTGCAGCCTGTGCTGTCGCGCCAGACGCCGATGATCGTGCGCGCCGACGATGATCAGGACATATTGCGCGCTCAGCGGTTGGCCAACGAGTTTGGGTTCGAGACCATTATGCTAGGCGGCAATCGCGCGGCCTATGTCGCCGATACGCTGGCCGGAAAGAAGATTCCTACAATTCTAGGCCTTCGCAATCCCGAGAACTTGCGTCTTTACGATCCCGACATGCCGCCTTCGTTGACGACGTTTCGAGATCGATCCTTGGCCGTTCAGAATGCGGCGATTCTGCACGAGAAAGGGGCGCCGTTCGTCTTTGGCGCCGATACCAATCCGGGCGATTTCTGGACCGCGCTGCGCGCTGCCGTTACGAACGGACTGCCCAAAGAGGCGGCTCTTGAAGCGCTGACGGTGCGCGCGGCCAATTTGCTGGGCTTGGGCGACCGCATCGGCACTCTGGAGCCGGGCAAGGTAGCCAACCTTACAATTGTCGAGGGCGACCTGTTCGACGAACGCGGTCGGATTTCGCGGCTATTTGTCGATGGAAAGCCCATGTCGATCGATGCGCCCGCGGCCCCGGCGATCAGGCCCGGGCAAGGCGGTCGAGGCGGCGGCGGTCGACGCCCGCCGGTCGAAGATTTGCAGACAGAGCTTCAATCCTGTTGCAGAGAGGAAGAGAATTACTACACCTCGGGCGCCCATCTGGAGCATCTACACGAAAGTTTTGACGAGGAGCAGCCGCCCGCGGAGCGGCGCGAAGGAAGCCGGGCAGAACCGTTGCCCAAGCTCAACCTCGATCGTATAGCGCCGACGCCGGACGGCCACAACAGTTACGTTTTGCGCGGCGCTACGGTCTGGACGCTGACCAAGAGCGGCATCATGGCCGATACGGACGTGCTCATCGAAAACGGCATGATCAAGGCGGTGGGCAAGAACCTCGCCGCTCCGAGGACAGCAAGAGAAATCAATGCCCGAGGCATGCATCTAACCCCCGGGGTCATCGACTGCCATTCGCACACCGCCATCTCGGGCGGCGTCAACGAGGGCACCAACGTCGTTACGGCGGAAGTTCGCATTCGAGACGTGGTCAACCCGAACGATGTGAACATCTATCGCCAGTTGGCGGGCGGCGTTACCGCGGCGAACCTTTTGCACGGTTCGGCCAACGTGATCGGCGGTCAGAACGCCACGATCAAAATGCGCTGGGGCAAGACGGCCGATGAGATCATGTTCAAAGAGGCACCCGAAGGCATCAAGTTCGCCTTGGGCGAAAACGTCAAGCGGTCGAACTTTAACGAGATCATCTCGACCGGCCAGCAGCCGCGCTATCCCACAACGCGCATGGGCGTCGAGCAGACCGTGCGCGAACGCTTCATGTCTGCGCTCGATTACAAGCGCCAGCAAGAGGAGTTCCGCGCGGGCCGGCGCGCATTCCCTCCCAAGAGGGATCTGCAGCTGGACGCTATTGTGGAGATATTGGACGGCAAGCGTTTGATCCATTGTCATAGCTACCGACAGGACGAAATCCTGATGCTGATCCGCGTTTGCGACGAGTTCGGCGTCAAGATCAAGACTTTTCAGCATGTGTTGGAAGGTTACAAGGTGGCCGACGAGATGGCCGCTCATGGCGTCGGCGGCTCTACGTTCTCCGACTGGTGGGCGTACAAGGTCGAGGCGTTCGATGCGATCCCGCATAACGGCGCCCTGATGACGGCGCGAGGGGTCAATGTCTCCTTTAACAGCGACAGTTCCGAACTGGCGCGTCGTCTCAATCTGGATGCGGCGAAAGGCGTCAAGTATGGCGGCATGGACGAGCAGGAAGCACTGAAACTGGTAACGCTCAATCCGGCGATTCAGTTGGGCGTCGATAAGTATGTCGGAACGGTCGAACCGGGCAAGCAGGCCGATTTGGCGCTTTGGACCGGGCATCCGCTCGATTCGATGACGCGGTGCGAGATGACCTTTGTCGATGGCGTTCGCTACTTCGATCGCACGACCGATTTAGAGTTCCGCAAGAAGTTGGACGAAGAGCGCGAGACCTATTTGAAGCAATTGCGACCGTCGCCCTATGGCCAGGCGGCTGCCGCTCAGCCCGAACAGCCAGGCGAATTGCGCTCATCCATTGCAGGGCAGTGGTCCGGCAAGTTGTCTGGAGCCGAGTTCCTGCCACCGGAAGGCGCGACGCTCAGCATGACGGTTACGGTAGGCGCGGACGGATCGATCACGGGCGTTTCCAAGACCGATATGGGCGATGCTCCGATCACGGGCGGAACTTTTAATGCGGCTACGGGCGAGGTCAGCCTAAAGATCGCTGTGCCTGGTTTGTCCGAGGTTACTATGAACGGCCGCGTGCGCGGACGAACCATGACCGGCACGATCGCCATCATGGGGCAGACCGTGAACGTCAACCTGACCAAGGACGACGAAGAGAATCAGATTCTTCATGCATCGCACGAAGCTGAGTTGAAGACCAAAGTCGAGATCAGCCCTCGCTATGATGCCAGCAAAACCAAGACCCTGAAGACGAAAGGTCGAATGCTGATAACAAACGCCGAAATCCACACCATGGCTGGGCCGGTCATCAAGAACGGCTCGATCCTGATCGAAGACGGCAAGATCGCGGCGATCAATCCTAACCGACCGAATGTCGAAACGGTCTACGATGCAAAAGGCAAGCGAGTCTATCCGGGCATGATCGACGGCCTGACGACCCTTGGCATCACCGAAATAGGCTCAATCACTGCCACCAACGATACGTCGGAAACAGGGCAGTTCAACCCCAATGCGAGGGTCGAGATTGCGCTGAATCCCGATTCGACCGCTATCCCCGTTGCCCGGGCCAATGGGGTTACCACGGCCATTGTCGCGCCGTCCGGAGGCATCATTTCCGGTCAAGGCTGTGTGGTCAATCTAGATGGCTGGACGTGGGAAGATCTCTGTTTGAAGGGGCCTATCGGCCAGTTCGTCAACTTTAACGGCCCTTCCAGCAGCATAACAGGCGCCACGGACAGTCGAAAGAGCGACTTTGAGAACTCGATCAAGCCGTTGGACGAGTTTATCGAGAACGCTCGTCGCTATCTGAAGGCTAATGGCGCCAATCGGCCATTGGCGGAGCGCGATCCGAGATTTGAGGCGATGGCGCCTATTTTGGACGGGCGTTTGCCGCTGTTCTTAAGGCTCAACTCCCCTACCGCCGCTCGCGCCGCTGTACAGTGGGCCGAGAAGCAGAATGTTCGGATAGCCTTTGTCGGCGGCAGCGAACTTTGGCGGGTGGCCGATTTGCTCAAGGAGCACGATGTTCCGGTCATTCTCTCCAAGACCCATGCGTTGCCAGCGGGCGAGGATCGACCCTACGACGAGCCCTTTACTATCCCAGCCAAATTGCACCAAGCGGGCGTAGCGTTCTGCTTTAGCACGGGCGCCTCGTCCGATGTGCGGAATCTGCCCTATCAAGCGGCAATGGCCGCTTCGTTCGGACTTCCGAAAGAGGTTGCTCTTAGGGCGCTGACCATCGATGCGGCCAAGATTTTCGGTCTCGAAGATCGAATCGGCTCTATCGAGGTTGGCAAGGATGCGAACCTGTTTATCTGCGACGGCGACCCGCTCGATATTCGCACTAACGTCGTCCAGACGATCATCGAAGGGCGCTTGTGCGACATGTCTAACAAGCACACGCAGCTATACGACAAGTACCGATCTCGGCCAAAGTAG
- a CDS encoding NAD/NADP octopine/nopaline dehydrogenase family protein encodes MSDKPRFAILGAGNGGLAMAGHLALMGFPVSLFNRNEARIALIRQTMEIQVLANRESDDLPHGRASMDRVTSNMAEAIHDAEIIMVVAPATAHRYMAEEAAPHLRDGQIVVLNPGRTGGALEFRHVIKEKGCTADVVVSEAQTLLYASRASNPGQVNIFSIKNSVPIAAIPAYRTPEVVKRLSVAYPQFVPGDNALKTSLDNIGAIFHPAVTLLNAARIETGRGDFEFYIEGISRSVAKALEVIDVERVNVGKTLGFNCMSARDWLYVAYGAAGKTLFDSIRANEGYYGIKAPTLLDHRYLTEDVPMSLVPIASLGRHMDSPCPTIEAMIHLANVILGVDFWETGRTVESMGLSGLNLQQIRRVILDGE; translated from the coding sequence ATGAGCGACAAACCGAGATTTGCTATCTTGGGGGCCGGAAACGGCGGCTTAGCCATGGCTGGCCACCTGGCCTTGATGGGCTTCCCCGTCTCGCTTTTCAATCGCAACGAGGCGAGGATCGCGCTCATCCGGCAAACAATGGAGATTCAGGTGCTGGCCAATCGCGAATCGGACGATCTTCCGCACGGCAGGGCTTCCATGGACCGTGTAACGTCGAACATGGCCGAAGCGATTCACGATGCCGAGATCATCATGGTCGTCGCTCCCGCGACGGCGCACAGATATATGGCCGAAGAGGCTGCTCCGCACTTGCGCGACGGCCAGATCGTTGTGCTCAATCCGGGGCGAACGGGCGGCGCGCTGGAGTTTCGCCATGTGATCAAGGAAAAAGGATGCACGGCTGACGTTGTCGTGTCGGAGGCTCAAACGTTGTTATACGCCAGCCGAGCGTCCAACCCCGGACAGGTCAACATCTTTAGTATCAAGAACAGCGTGCCGATAGCCGCAATACCGGCCTACCGAACGCCTGAGGTGGTCAAGAGGCTCTCGGTCGCCTACCCCCAGTTTGTACCCGGCGACAATGCGCTCAAGACCAGCCTGGACAACATCGGCGCGATCTTTCATCCGGCGGTAACTTTGCTGAACGCAGCGCGAATTGAGACCGGCCGCGGCGATTTTGAGTTCTATATCGAAGGCATCTCGCGAAGCGTGGCCAAGGCGCTGGAGGTGATCGATGTAGAGCGAGTGAACGTCGGAAAAACCCTTGGTTTCAACTGTATGAGCGCGCGGGATTGGCTCTATGTGGCCTATGGCGCTGCGGGCAAAACCCTCTTCGACTCCATCCGCGCTAACGAAGGCTACTATGGCATCAAGGCGCCCACACTGCTCGATCATCGCTATTTGACCGAGGACGTGCCGATGAGCCTGGTGCCCATTGCATCGTTGGGACGACACATGGACTCGCCATGCCCCACTATCGAAGCCATGATCCACTTAGCCAACGTCATCTTGGGAGTCGATTTCTGGGAAACTGGACGCACCGTCGAATCGATGGGGCTGTCTGGCCTAAACTTGCAACAGATTCGCCGCGTCATTCTTGACGGAGAGTGA
- a CDS encoding asparagine synthetase B → MCGIACAIRSSDPAEVARMSEKIAHRGPDGVGLLADADNALAHRRLAILDPKGGVQPWATPSGGVLIYNGEIYNHLGLRSQMPDRTFQTRCDTETLAAALENWGADAVEKLDGMFAFVYVDGERYIAARDPVGIKPLFRADRNGATIFASEFKAFDDQCTNIEDVPAGTVIDSETGAKQFYFVPKPEPRAMSMETAADAVRSILYRAVSKRMLSDVPVGVFLSGGLDSAIIAAIAVRLNPDTMAFSVGFHDSQDAGAAQEVAAALGMRHCHVSLSAGKLVEMLPKVIYHLESFDAPLVRSALANYAVSEMARDHIKVALTGEGADELFAGYDYLREFSGVGLDEKLRSLVLELQNTNLQRTDRMTMAHGIEGRVPFLDKEMIALAFQLPVELKLSPAGVSKAVLRMAFRDMLPNWAVNRPKQEFGRGTGVAEVMAKHAAIAITDDEFEANRFVSSGLPLRDKEELIYYRVWRSFFRPELTALVGRSRKEEIE, encoded by the coding sequence ATGTGCGGCATTGCATGCGCCATACGAAGTTCCGATCCGGCCGAAGTTGCACGAATGTCGGAGAAAATCGCCCATCGCGGCCCTGACGGCGTCGGCCTGCTGGCCGACGCGGACAATGCCTTGGCTCATCGCCGTCTGGCCATTCTCGATCCCAAAGGAGGCGTGCAACCTTGGGCCACGCCAAGCGGTGGCGTGTTGATCTACAACGGCGAGATTTACAACCACCTAGGCCTTCGGTCGCAGATGCCTGACCGAACCTTTCAAACCCGGTGCGACACGGAAACCCTGGCCGCAGCGCTCGAGAATTGGGGCGCAGACGCCGTCGAGAAACTGGACGGTATGTTCGCATTTGTCTATGTCGACGGAGAGCGATACATCGCGGCCAGAGACCCGGTCGGCATCAAACCTCTGTTTCGAGCGGACCGCAACGGCGCGACCATCTTTGCGAGCGAGTTCAAAGCTTTTGACGATCAATGCACGAACATTGAGGACGTCCCTGCGGGCACCGTCATCGATTCTGAAACGGGCGCCAAGCAGTTTTACTTTGTACCGAAGCCCGAGCCGCGCGCGATGTCGATGGAGACAGCGGCGGATGCCGTGCGAAGCATTCTTTACCGTGCGGTCTCTAAGCGCATGCTTTCGGATGTGCCGGTCGGAGTCTTCTTAAGCGGCGGGCTCGACAGCGCTATTATCGCCGCAATTGCAGTTAGGCTGAATCCAGACACGATGGCCTTTTCGGTCGGTTTCCACGACAGCCAGGACGCAGGGGCAGCGCAGGAGGTTGCGGCAGCTCTCGGAATGCGCCACTGCCACGTTAGCCTGAGCGCGGGCAAATTGGTCGAAATGCTGCCGAAAGTCATTTATCACCTCGAGTCGTTCGATGCGCCGCTCGTTCGCAGCGCCTTGGCCAACTATGCCGTTTCCGAGATGGCGCGGGATCACATAAAAGTGGCCCTCACGGGCGAAGGCGCCGATGAACTCTTTGCCGGATACGACTATCTTAGAGAGTTTTCCGGCGTTGGGCTGGACGAGAAACTCCGGTCGCTGGTTCTGGAGCTTCAGAATACCAATCTGCAGCGAACCGATCGAATGACGATGGCTCACGGGATTGAGGGGCGCGTGCCGTTTCTCGACAAGGAGATGATTGCGCTCGCGTTCCAACTCCCGGTCGAGCTAAAGCTCTCTCCAGCAGGCGTCAGCAAGGCCGTTCTGCGCATGGCGTTTCGGGACATGCTGCCAAATTGGGCGGTCAATCGTCCTAAGCAGGAGTTTGGTCGCGGCACCGGTGTGGCCGAAGTGATGGCCAAACATGCAGCGATAGCGATCACTGACGATGAGTTTGAGGCTAACAGATTCGTATCGAGCGGGCTACCGTTGCGCGACAAGGAAGAGCTGATTTACTACCGAGTCTGGCGGAGTTTCTTCCGGCCGGAACTGACCGCTCTGGTCGGTCGAAGCCGCAAAGAGGAGATTGAATGA